The genomic DNA CAAAACTTTTCGAACACACACCTGGGATCCAAATAGAACTCAACTTCGCAAAAAATTTGCCTGAAATCTTTTTGGACAAAAAACTGTTTTTAGGGATTATGAACAATCTTTTCAAAAATGCAGTAGAGGCCATAGAAAAGAAAAGGCAAAGAGGGGACTCTGGATTTTCCCAAGGAAAAATCCGGATTTCTACAGTATTAGAAAAAAGGATCATGAGACGTTCAGTGGTTTTACTTGTAGAAGATAATGGGATCGGAATTTCCCAAGAATACAGATCCAAGGTTTTCGAACCTTATTATTCCACTAAGGACGAACATGTTTCCGGGATAGGACTTGCAATCGTTCAAAAAACTGTGATCGATCATAATGGTCATATCTCCGTAGACTCATCCGAATTAGGCGGATGTAAATTTAGGATAGAAATTCCGGTAGCTTAAATGAGAATATTCATAGTAGATGATGAGCCGGAAATCCGCAAATCTCTCCAAGATATTTTGGAAGATGAGAACTATGAAGCGGAACAATTTTCATCCGGAAAAAACTTCCTTAAACATCTAAAGATAGAAAGACCAAGTTTAGTTTTATTAGATGTATGGCTCGGAAAAGAAGATGGATTAGTCATCTTGGATGAGATCAAAAAAATTTATCCGACAGTCCCAGTGGTTATGATCTCGGGACATGGGACGATAGAACTCGCAGTACAAGCCACCAAAAAGGGTGCATTAGACTTTTTAGAAAAACCGTTGTCCATCGCAAAAGTATTAGAAGCGGTAGAAGAAGCACTCGTATATTCTGAAAAATCCGAAGCTCCGGAAATCAAACTGGAATCGGATGAAATTTTAGGAAATTCGCCCGCAATCCAAAAAGTAAAATTCTCCATAGCTCAGGCGGCAGCTACAAACGCTAGAGTTTTCATTTATGGAGAGAATGGAACTGGAAAGGAATTAGTAGCTAAAACTATATTCAAAAATTCTAAAAGAAAAGACCAACCGTTCGTAGAGGTCAACTGTGCTGCTCTTCCGGAAGAATTGATAGAATCGGAACTTTTCGGTTATGTAAAAGGTGCTTTTACGGGAGCAACTGACACAAGGATCGGAAAATTCGAGGCTGCCAATGGAGGCACCTTATTTTTGGACGAGATATGCGATATGTCCTTATCCACCCAGGCAAAAGTACTTCGTATCTTACAAGAACAAAGATTCGAAAAATTAGGAAGTACGGAACAAGTATCCGTAGATGTTAGAGTGATCGCCGCTACAAATATCCCGGTGGAAGAAGCAATCAAAGAGGGAAAATTCAGAGAAGATCTTTATTATAGATTGAATGTGATCCCGATCGTAATTCCTCCTTTAAGAGATCGCAAATCGGATATTCCATTACTTGTAGATCATTATGTAAGACAAACAATCGCAGAAAATAATCTCACTCCTAAAATTATAGAAAAAGAAGCAGTTTCACTTCTAGAAAACCATTTCTGGCCGGGGAATATCAGAGAACTTAAGAACGTGATCGAAAGACTTTGTATCATGACTGTTAGTGATATTATCAGAGCCCAAGACGTGAAGGACTCCATGACAGGTTTCGTAAAAGCGAATGATCTGGTGGAAAAAGGGGACTTCAAAAAAGCAAAAGAAGAATTCGAAAAACAATATATTCTTAAAACATTACAGACAAACGAAGGAAATGTTTCCAAAACTTCCAAGGCTCTCGGAATAGAAAGATCCCATTTATACAGAAAAATGAAATCCTTAGGAATACAGGCGGAGGATATCCATGACTAAGCCTGGAATATTTCAGGAGCTAAAAGGAATTCTTCAGGACTTTAAATTTTTAGTCCAAAACGGAGAATTCCCTATCTTACGCAGACAGGGAGAAAAAGATCCACAGGATGTGGACCTGGAATGGAAAGATTCCTGGGCCTGGTCTTCTATAGGATCTAAAAAGGAAAAAGAAACTTCTGTACCAGGGGTCCAAATGAGGATCCCTCCTAAAAAAGAAGATAGAAACTTTTCCTGTAAATTATGCTCCGATCGACTCAGCGCTGTTCGTCATTTTATCATCAGAGGCAGAAAGAAAATATTAGTACTTCATTATACTGGTGAAACCGTCTCCGGAAAAGAATCGTATGTAAAAACTTCTCCTTTGAAAATTTTCAGAACAAACGAAGCAGAAGACGTATTCGATAGGATGATCCAAAAAGTATTCGGATTTACGATGAAGGAGTTCTATTTTCAAGAATTCCCAGGATGTTTATTTTCTCAAGACAGATCTAACGAAGAAGATTGGAAAAGAAGATCCCAGAACTGCAAGGTCCAAGTACAAGAAACAATCCAAGAAGAAGGGATCCAAGGAATTATACTTCTAGGTGCCGCAGCGACTTTATATTTTGGAAAAGAAGAAGCACTAAAACAAATGGGAAAAACTTTAGAGTTCCAACCTGGGACTCCTATGGTAGTACTTCGTTCCCCTGAAGCGATCTTGGCGGCGGAACAAAAAAGAAAATCCAGCAAGGCAGATTCTCCCGAATTTCAGGAAGCCAAGAAGAAAGAAATAGAAGTCAAAGAAAGTATCCTGTCCCAACTTGGGATCTTTCATCAGGAGATTAAAGAAAAAATTTGATCCAATACGCAGAACTAGCCTTCGATCTTCCTATCTTAGAAGACACATTCACCTATGAGGTACCTCCAGGCACCCAAGTCGGAATGAGGGTAGAAACAAAACTGAGAGGAAGAAAAGAAGAAGGAATCGTATTATCCTTACATCATAATGAACCAAGCTACGAAGTTCTACAAGTGGATCGGGTCATAGACAAAACTCCAGTTATTAACGAAGAGCAGATTGAGCTCGCGTATTGGGTAAAAGAACAATACCTTGCTTCTCTTGGAGAATGTATTCATAAGATGATCCCGTCCGGGAGAAGGCATTCTAAAGTAAAACTTAACGAGAATATCACTGCTTCCGAACCGTTTAAATTAAACGAAGAACAAGAAAGAGCTTACCAAAACATAAAATCGGATTTTGGAAAAGATTCTATCCATCTTCTATTCGGGATCACTGGAAGTGGAAAAACGGAAGTATATTTACATTTGATCCGTGATATTCTAGAAAACTCAAATAAAGGAGTTTTGTTATTAGTTCCCGAGATCGGTCTTACCTATCATATTATACGCAAATTAGAAGCGGTCTTTCCTGGACAAATCGCATTATTACATTCCGCTTTGAAAGTTTCAGAAAGATTCAAAGCATATACGGACCTTCTACAAGGTAAAAAGAGAATTGCTGTAGGAACAAGATCTGCAGTATTCGCACCCATTACAAACTTAGGACTCGTCATCATAGACGAAGAGCATGACGGTTCCTTTAAAGAACATTCTACACCAAGATACCATGCAAGACAGGTTGCATTACAAAGATGCAGGCAGAATAAAGCAGTATTAGTCTTAGGATCAGCGACTCCTTCTTTAGAGGTGTATCATCTAGCAAAAACAGGAAAGATCGGACTACAAATACTTACCAAAAGACCCGGAACTGCTAAACCGCCTACGGTCCGCATCGAAGAAAACAAAAAAGACGCAAGGCTGATCGGTTCAGAACTTACATTTGCGATCAAGCAAAGATTGGATAAAAAGGAACAAGTCATTCTACTTCTAAACAGAAGAGGATACAGCCCGCTTATCTATTCCGAAAAAGAAAAAAATTATATCCCATGCCCGAATTGTACATCTCATCTATGTTATCATAAAAAAGGCACCGTTATCTGTCATCTCTGCGGATTTTCGGATTCTCTCCAAAGATTAGAATCTAAACTGGGAGAAAAACTGATAATGATGGGAACCGGCACACAAAAACTGGAAGAATTTCTTTTGGAAACTTTCCCAGGTGCAAAAGTAGAACGTTTAGACCAAGATTCTATCCAAGACAAAAGTGTTCTTACGGATGTGATCGGAAGATTGGTAGACGGAGAGATAGATATTCTCACCGGAACACAGATGATTTCCAAAGGTTTAGATGCAGCTCGAGTCACTCTAGTCGGAGTTTTGAATGCAGGTATCGGCCTAGGGCTTCCCGATTTCAGAGCAGGAGAAAGAGTATTTTCTCTTTTAACTCAAGTGGCAGGAAGAGCAGGGCGATCAGATCTAGCCGGAGAAGTTTTGATCGAAACAAATACTGTAGATCATCCGATTATTCGAATGGCATTAGACCAAGACTATATTCGATTTTATGATTCAGAGATCAAAACGAGAGAAGAACTTTTTTATCCACCATTCTCTCGTTTAGTACGTATCCTATCCAGGTCCAAAGATGAAAGTCTTTCTCTCAAAACGATCGAAGAAGTTCATCAGGTTCTCAAAAAATATTTGCCTGAGCCAAACACTGTAGTTTTGGGTCCGGCTCCTTGTCCTTTTTATAAAATAGATGCGAATTTCAGAAATCATATCCTGATCAAAACGACTGTGCAGAACAAATGGAGAGAGATCTTAAAAAAGGAGATCAGACCCCTTAAAATTTCTAAAAACGTTTACCTGGAATTGGATTTTGATCCATTGGATCTTGTCTGATGAAAATCGCATTTTTTGGAACCCCGGAACCTTCTGCCAAACTTCTGCAGGCGCTATTACAAGAGCCTGAGATCCAAGTACAATTCGTAGTTACGAATCCGGATCGTCCTAAGGGAAGAAGTAAAACCCCAATCCCAAGTCCTGTGAAAGATATTGCACTCGCAG from Leptospira selangorensis includes the following:
- a CDS encoding sigma-54-dependent transcriptional regulator — its product is MRIFIVDDEPEIRKSLQDILEDENYEAEQFSSGKNFLKHLKIERPSLVLLDVWLGKEDGLVILDEIKKIYPTVPVVMISGHGTIELAVQATKKGALDFLEKPLSIAKVLEAVEEALVYSEKSEAPEIKLESDEILGNSPAIQKVKFSIAQAAATNARVFIYGENGTGKELVAKTIFKNSKRKDQPFVEVNCAALPEELIESELFGYVKGAFTGATDTRIGKFEAANGGTLFLDEICDMSLSTQAKVLRILQEQRFEKLGSTEQVSVDVRVIAATNIPVEEAIKEGKFREDLYYRLNVIPIVIPPLRDRKSDIPLLVDHYVRQTIAENNLTPKIIEKEAVSLLENHFWPGNIRELKNVIERLCIMTVSDIIRAQDVKDSMTGFVKANDLVEKGDFKKAKEEFEKQYILKTLQTNEGNVSKTSKALGIERSHLYRKMKSLGIQAEDIHD
- the priA gene encoding replication restart helicase PriA — encoded protein: MIQYAELAFDLPILEDTFTYEVPPGTQVGMRVETKLRGRKEEGIVLSLHHNEPSYEVLQVDRVIDKTPVINEEQIELAYWVKEQYLASLGECIHKMIPSGRRHSKVKLNENITASEPFKLNEEQERAYQNIKSDFGKDSIHLLFGITGSGKTEVYLHLIRDILENSNKGVLLLVPEIGLTYHIIRKLEAVFPGQIALLHSALKVSERFKAYTDLLQGKKRIAVGTRSAVFAPITNLGLVIIDEEHDGSFKEHSTPRYHARQVALQRCRQNKAVLVLGSATPSLEVYHLAKTGKIGLQILTKRPGTAKPPTVRIEENKKDARLIGSELTFAIKQRLDKKEQVILLLNRRGYSPLIYSEKEKNYIPCPNCTSHLCYHKKGTVICHLCGFSDSLQRLESKLGEKLIMMGTGTQKLEEFLLETFPGAKVERLDQDSIQDKSVLTDVIGRLVDGEIDILTGTQMISKGLDAARVTLVGVLNAGIGLGLPDFRAGERVFSLLTQVAGRAGRSDLAGEVLIETNTVDHPIIRMALDQDYIRFYDSEIKTREELFYPPFSRLVRILSRSKDESLSLKTIEEVHQVLKKYLPEPNTVVLGPAPCPFYKIDANFRNHILIKTTVQNKWREILKKEIRPLKISKNVYLELDFDPLDLV